A window of bacterium genomic DNA:
GGTTTACGATCCACAGGGTGTTTTACTTTTTTCAAGAGATCTTGATTATGTGAATTCTCTTCCGTTTGAACTTAAAAATGGGGTTTATTTTATTAGAGCCTTTACATCATCAGAAGTGCAAACCTTAAAAATATTGGAGGTTAAGTAAATGTTTAAAGCATTTGTATTGTTTACTTTTGCATTGCTTAATTCAAGAGAAATAAAAACTTTTAATTATGGCGTTGTTGATATGGATACAATTTGGGGCAAGAAGCCCGTTTATATTAGCTTTTGGGCTATTTGGTGTACCAATTGTGTGAAGGAACTTGACAAAATTAACAAAATAAAAGACTCTCTTAATATTGTAGTTATTGCGATTAATGAAGATGGTCAGCGCAAGCTGAGTCGGGTGGACGCTTTTATTAAGACTAAAAAATGGGATTTTCCCGTTGTAATGGATTTTGACCAGTCTCTTATGAAATCTTATGGCGTTAGTGCCCTTCCTACCTCTTTCTTATATTCAAAGGAGAAAAAGTTACTGAAACGATTTACGGGATTTTCAACAAAGGATAAGGAATTACTGAAAAAACTCTTAGTGGAAGAGTAAATATGAGGTTTTTATTTGCTTTACTTGTGCAATTTAACTTTAGCCTAAACGGAGATTATTTCCTTGATCGAAAATCCTTAGAGGAGCATGTTTTGACCTTTGGAAACTTCCGGCATTCAC
This region includes:
- a CDS encoding TlpA disulfide reductase family protein — encoded protein: MFKAFVLFTFALLNSREIKTFNYGVVDMDTIWGKKPVYISFWAIWCTNCVKELDKINKIKDSLNIVVIAINEDGQRKLSRVDAFIKTKKWDFPVVMDFDQSLMKSYGVSALPTSFLYSKEKKLLKRFTGFSTKDKELLKKLLVEE